A stretch of the Aphis gossypii isolate Hap1 chromosome 2, ASM2018417v2, whole genome shotgun sequence genome encodes the following:
- the LOC114129919 gene encoding metacaspase-2-like isoform X3 — protein MEPLMPSEIARLVYGYLKNEKNEDTAECFLKSSPCLTECYQMFKTKRNFNIKVNGFNLHDIFDLFGTMSSMIEERISETCESKTLIEKLQYLLDLNHTTTKEDKSTEIKLNMVDKCVGNRVHTKDQGTHISINIEANKSTCTSEELLKVPLFPEIISNNVYKTEEVDSFNNETTLNNERNLSTFSLSSPSSEIHLIDNNVRATFFKIEDKQSPIFQVNKQMCSTPEKKKDEPKISIESIPQFSPKYIHNLISVDQTKYQKVPEATSLDSMPGFSKEDRIKDGSIVIDTGELVDTFLNDQIFNVDNAEIGKKAYTNDHLGSIKSRLRSAKKKDDVLHKFKKNSFNNQNHIVYGNEECIQVDNNIVLIHEGNIKTTAFESYDLLSNQLVLLSTDSYNFDSTKIEPEENCLSKANYVKIAPKITPLLKIQQVPEKQVFPKRRKHGIMSKFGKRNIISRQLPIQTPKSIIIEVPSQRSFETQEKINIEKNDIIKLPEVSSKVNDTICYNTPVDRLQPPKNKSMSTPRRRRTHVRCLDFTTPQPKNMTQNQAHSRLLYNTHKKFEKCLEEPSSSPIPVLQADWGSVNGFESIIKKENIKHWDTDIREMVGAGILTSDADGRKRTKKKTPIKNIKRVIDQNNSIVLTEEQKKSSNNLIIANEFDTDISSISESTYDDLNKPLKEQIKFPISLENSGKIIELFNEQTPIVSDTSINVNNKKLLKNQSELMTPFKKIDKITELNNGQLSIKSDSLKSQCGITQIHSEQSHANINEQENNQNQLIKSPSLEIEPKKTKQEKDPNFLKMFNNYNYLLTKKKLIKSTKYLKEQGLLDKTHTNNSNELSSPMKPISIEPVNTNLVETPYKRDDGVVDVPKTPISKIKCLTQVNSLTETPSIEVFKKTSYLNKQPILQFPSTSRNLGSVDTLIVLPEQDSIKTSKNTNCEIGLREFLNPSIQIKTTNNKLSNKTKIDKFECTPLKSKVKCLSKSKVKSLLKRKNIEAKKKQFYESVKVELFGSEVSSSSSSCELINTNEQTETIIINKKPQDKEKISGFKHIPKRKIVNSMPVVNVTSVENHLLNELNNQPTKIPSIKPIIVQHENNNDNTSEKIKKENSKNIKKFMVHFDDPIEKIFSLSKSPSKSTNKNTSKIPKKNTINDNSEQLIGLSRYLNKTSRTYGCRLKGKKVKTIEPRIKTTKTDNINSKMHNVNRSSENISTSYSSNKKKSHDMKNQRIKLSESCITDLNEVSYEIENNAVHNKNIVPLDFEQTKCLDDNIFNPNCITNKNNNIVNNISCVTIRHDDKLDTQINKISDPIDYMEYLKKSKVYEVITEDGKHEMVYLHLSEKFIFLDILSELDSTQLSDPITSTLITVNKKLGDISEIESGELTNDEEILIPITSTPKDGVKIKNDKNNRARRSPSIWEDSFHNYPIRHRNNRYRETSYLQNNIHRKYDKYRTKKIQHHNDRLQFNNQNHFQRSNHQNVKREFWKDIVRGTDKFKHKDEKRCYHDYSKGKNWVEENPQRMSQSDVQKFRRSENIVNKALKRPINQEINNKTPAKVSKVEHQRLLTNVDVDDFLSVVHGKNKNL, from the exons atggaaCCATTGATGCCATCCGAAATCGCTCGTTTAGTATACG GTTATTTAAAGAACGAAAAAAATGAAGATACTGctgaatgttttttaaaatcctCTCCTTGTTTAACTGAATGTTATCAGATGTTTAAGACTAAAAgaaactttaatataaaagtgaaTGGGTTCAATTTACATGATATATTTGACCTTTTTGGAACTATGAGTAGCATGA TTGAAGAACGAATATCTGAAACATGTGAATCGAAaacattaattgaaaaattacagtATTTGCTAGATTTAAATCATACAACAACCAAAGAAGATAAATCTACTgagatcaaattaaatatggtTGACAAATGTGTTGGTAATAGAGTTCACACTAAAGATCAGGGTAcacatatatcaataaatatagaagCAAATAAAAGTACATGTACATCagaagaattattaaaagtccCATTGTTCCctgaaataatttctaataatgtttataaaacagaAGAAGTTGACTCATTTAATAACGAGACCACTTTAAACAATGAGAGaaatttaagtacattttctTTATCTAGTCCATCTTCTGAGATACAtctaatagataataatgtgagggcaacatttttcaaaattgaagaCAAACAATCTCCAATATTTcaagttaataaacaaatgtgTAGTActccagaaaaaaaaaaagatgaacCAAAAATTAGTATTGAATCAATACCACAATTTAgtccaaaatatattcataatttaatttctgt tgatcAGACAAAATATCAGAAAGTTCCAGAAGCAACATCACTCGATTCTATGCCTGGATTCTCTAAAGAAGATAGGATAAAGGATGGATCAATTGTGATTGATACTGGTGAATTAgttgatacatttttgaatgatcaaa tttttaatgtTGACAATGCTGAAATTGGTAAAAAAGCATATACTAATGATCATCTAGGCTCAATTAAATCACGTTTACGTAGTGCCAAGAAAAAAG ACGATGTGcttcacaaatttaaaaagaatagttttaataaccaAAATCATATTGTTTATGGTAATGAAGAATGTATAcaagttgataataatattgtattgatacATGAAGGAAATATCAAAACAACAGCTTTTGaaagttatgatttattatcaaatcaatTAGTTCTACTATCAACTGATTCATATAACTTTGACTCTACTAAAATAGAACCAG aagaaaattgtttatctAAAGCAAACTATGTGAAAATTGCTCCAAAAATAACTCCTCTGTTGAAAATTCAGCAAG ttcCTGAAAAACAGGTATTTCCAAAACGAAGAAAACATGGCATAATGAGTAAATTTGggaaaagaaatataatttctagacAGCTGCCTATTCAGACTcctaaatcaattattattgaagttcCTAGTCAACGTTCATTTGAAActcaagaaaaaattaatattgagaaaaatgatattattaaattacctgAAGTTTCATCTAAAGTTAATGATACGATTTGTTATAATACTCCAGTTGATAGACTACAAcctccaaaaaataaaagtatgagTACACCTCGTAGGAGAAGAACTCATGTAAGGTGTTTAGATTTTACCACTCCACAGCCTAAGAATATGACTCAAAATCAAGCTCATTCAAGGCTTCTTTATAATACCcacaaaaaatttgaaaaatgtttggaaGAACCTTCGTCTAGTCCTATACCAGTACTGCAAGCTGATTGGGGATCAGTTAATGGAtttgaatcaattattaaaaaagaaaatattaaacactggGATACAGATATTCGAGAAATGGTGGGTGCTGGGATTTTAACATCAGATGCTGATGGaagaaaaagaacaaaaaagaaaacaccaataaaaaatattaaacgtgttattgatcaaaataattctatagttCTGACTGAAGAACAAAAGAAATCaagcaataatttaattattgcaaATGAATTTGACACTGATATATCAAGTATTTCTGAAAGTACAtatgatgatttaaataagCCATTAAAGGAACAGATAAAATTCCCTATTTCATTGGAAAATTctggtaaaataattgaattgtttAATGAACAAACTCCAATTGTTTCTGATACATCAATTAAtgtcaacaataaaaaattgttaaaaaaccaAAGTGAACTTATGACtcccttcaaaaaaattgacaagATAACTGAGCTTAATAATGGACAACTTTCTATCAAATCTGATTCTTTAAAAAGTCAATGTGGTATAACTCAAATCCATTCGGAACAGTCTCATGctaatattaatgaacaagaaaataatcaaaatcaattaattaaatctccTAGCTTAGAAATTGAaccaaaaaaaacaaaacaggaAAAAGATcctaactttttaaaaatgtttaataattataattatttattaacaaaaaaaaagttaattaaatcaaccaaatatttaaaagaacaaGGTTTATTAGATAAAACTCATACTAACAACTCCAATGAATTAAGTAGTCCTATGAAACCTATTAGTATTGAACCAGTTAATACTAATCTAGTTGAAACCCCATACAAACGTGATGATGGTGTTGTTGATGTACCCAAAACtcctatttcaaaaataaaatgtcttacACAAGTAAATTCATTAACAGAAACACCTTCGATCGAGGTattcaaaaaaacatcatatttaaataaacagccAATTTTACAATTTCCTTCTACTTCAAGAAATTTGGGGTCTGTTGACACTTTGATTGTACTACCCGAACAGGATTCTATTAAAACCTCAAAAAATACCAATTGTGAAATTGGTTTGAGAGAATTTTTAAACCCCTCTATTCAGATTAAAACtactaacaataaattatctaacaaaacaaaaatagataaatttgaatgtactcctttaaaatctaaagtaaaatgtttaagtaaatCTAAAGTAAAAAGtctattaaaaagaaaaaatattgaagcaaaaaaaaaacaattttatgagtCTGTTAAAGTTGAGTTGTTTGGAAGTGAAGTTTCATCGAGTTCAAGTTCctgtgaattaataaatactaatgaaCAAactgaaacaataattattaataaaaaacctcaagataaagaaaaaatatctggttttaaacatatacccaagagaaaaatagttaattctaTGCCTGTTGTAAATGTTACTAGTGTTGAAAATCATTTGTTAAATGAGTTAAATAATCAACCTACCAAGATTCCTTCTATTAAACCAATTATAGTACAACAtgagaataataatgataatacttcagaaaaaataaagaaggaaaattcaaaaaatataaaaaagttcatGGTACATTTTGATGACccaatagaaaaaatttttagtttatctaAAAGTCCAAGTAAATCCACCAACAAAAATACTagtaaaataccaaaaaaaaatacaattaatgacAACTCTGAACAGTTGATTGGTTTAAGtagatatttgaataaaacatcAAGAACATATGGTTGTAGACTAAAAGGtaaaaaagtcaaaacaaTTGAACCCAGGATTAAGACAACtaaaacagataatattaattcaaaaatgcaTAATGTAAATAGATCTAGTGAGAATATTTCAACAAGTTAttctagtaataaaaaaaaatctcatgatatgaaaaatcaaagaattaaattatctgAAAGTTGTATAACAGACTTAAATGAAGTGTCTTATGAGATTGAAAATAATGcagttcataataaaaatattgtaccatTAGATTTTGAGCAAACTAAATGCCTagatgataacatttttaatccaaattgtattactaataaaaacaataacattgttaataatatttcctgTGTTACTATTAGACATGATGATAAATTAGATACTCAGATTAACAAAATTTCTGATCCAATTGACTAtatggaatatttaaaaaagtcaaaGGTGTATGAAGTAATTACTGAAGATGGTAAACATGAG atggtgtatttacatttatcagaaaaatttatttttcttgatataCTCTCAGAATTAGACAGTACACAGCTATCCGATCCAATTACCTCAACGTTGATAACAGTAAACAAAAAGCTAGGTGACATTTCAGAAATAGAAAGTGGTGAATTGACAAATGATGAAGAAATACTCATACCTATAACTAGTACCCCTAAAGATGgtgttaagataaaaaatgacaaaaataacaGAGCCAGAAGAAGCCCTTCTATTTGGGAAGATTCTTTTCATAATTATCCAATAAGACATAGAAACAACAGATATAGAGAAACAAGCtatttgcaaaataatattcatcgtaaatatgataaatatag GACAAAGAAAATTCAACACCACAATGAtcgattacaatttaataatcagAATCATTTTCAAAGAAGTAAtcatcaaaatgtaaaaagagAGTTTTGGAAAGATATAGTAAGGGGTACTGATAAATTTAAGCATAAAGATGAAAAAAGATGTTACCATGATTATAGTAAAGGAAAAAATTGGGTTGAAGAAAATCCACAAAGAAT GTCACAAAGTGATGTACAAAAGTTCCGTAGAtcagaaaatattgttaataaagcTCTTAAAAGACCCATAAatcaagaaataaataataag actcCAGCTAAGGTGTCAAAAGTTGAACATCAACGATTGCTGACAAATGTTGATGTTGATGATTTTTTGTCAGTTGTAcacggtaaaaataaaaatttataa
- the LOC114129919 gene encoding metacaspase-2-like isoform X1: MEPLMPSEIARLVYGYLKNEKNEDTAECFLKSSPCLTECYQMFKTKRNFNIKVNGFNLHDIFDLFGTMSSMIEERISETCESKTLIEKLQYLLDLNHTTTKEDKSTEIKLNMVDKCVGNRVHTKDQGTHISINIEANKSTCTSEELLKVPLFPEIISNNVYKTEEVDSFNNETTLNNERNLSTFSLSSPSSEIHLIDNNVRATFFKIEDKQSPIFQVNKQMCSTPEKKKDEPKISIESIPQFSPKYIHNLISVDQTKYQKVPEATSLDSMPGFSKEDRIKDGSIVIDTGELVDTFLNDQSLLKKIADTINTCFKTHKKTFNILEGNLDPPTLEKALNSTQTDPQIKNILDEFLVFNVDNAEIGKKAYTNDHLGSIKSRLRSAKKKDDVLHKFKKNSFNNQNHIVYGNEECIQVDNNIVLIHEGNIKTTAFESYDLLSNQLVLLSTDSYNFDSTKIEPEENCLSKANYVKIAPKITPLLKIQQVPEKQVFPKRRKHGIMSKFGKRNIISRQLPIQTPKSIIIEVPSQRSFETQEKINIEKNDIIKLPEVSSKVNDTICYNTPVDRLQPPKNKSMSTPRRRRTHVRCLDFTTPQPKNMTQNQAHSRLLYNTHKKFEKCLEEPSSSPIPVLQADWGSVNGFESIIKKENIKHWDTDIREMVGAGILTSDADGRKRTKKKTPIKNIKRVIDQNNSIVLTEEQKKSSNNLIIANEFDTDISSISESTYDDLNKPLKEQIKFPISLENSGKIIELFNEQTPIVSDTSINVNNKKLLKNQSELMTPFKKIDKITELNNGQLSIKSDSLKSQCGITQIHSEQSHANINEQENNQNQLIKSPSLEIEPKKTKQEKDPNFLKMFNNYNYLLTKKKLIKSTKYLKEQGLLDKTHTNNSNELSSPMKPISIEPVNTNLVETPYKRDDGVVDVPKTPISKIKCLTQVNSLTETPSIEVFKKTSYLNKQPILQFPSTSRNLGSVDTLIVLPEQDSIKTSKNTNCEIGLREFLNPSIQIKTTNNKLSNKTKIDKFECTPLKSKVKCLSKSKVKSLLKRKNIEAKKKQFYESVKVELFGSEVSSSSSSCELINTNEQTETIIINKKPQDKEKISGFKHIPKRKIVNSMPVVNVTSVENHLLNELNNQPTKIPSIKPIIVQHENNNDNTSEKIKKENSKNIKKFMVHFDDPIEKIFSLSKSPSKSTNKNTSKIPKKNTINDNSEQLIGLSRYLNKTSRTYGCRLKGKKVKTIEPRIKTTKTDNINSKMHNVNRSSENISTSYSSNKKKSHDMKNQRIKLSESCITDLNEVSYEIENNAVHNKNIVPLDFEQTKCLDDNIFNPNCITNKNNNIVNNISCVTIRHDDKLDTQINKISDPIDYMEYLKKSKVYEVITEDGKHEMVYLHLSEKFIFLDILSELDSTQLSDPITSTLITVNKKLGDISEIESGELTNDEEILIPITSTPKDGVKIKNDKNNRARRSPSIWEDSFHNYPIRHRNNRYRETSYLQNNIHRKYDKYRTKKIQHHNDRLQFNNQNHFQRSNHQNVKREFWKDIVRGTDKFKHKDEKRCYHDYSKGKNWVEENPQRMSQSDVQKFRRSENIVNKALKRPINQEINNKTPAKVSKVEHQRLLTNVDVDDFLSVVHGKNKNL, translated from the exons atggaaCCATTGATGCCATCCGAAATCGCTCGTTTAGTATACG GTTATTTAAAGAACGAAAAAAATGAAGATACTGctgaatgttttttaaaatcctCTCCTTGTTTAACTGAATGTTATCAGATGTTTAAGACTAAAAgaaactttaatataaaagtgaaTGGGTTCAATTTACATGATATATTTGACCTTTTTGGAACTATGAGTAGCATGA TTGAAGAACGAATATCTGAAACATGTGAATCGAAaacattaattgaaaaattacagtATTTGCTAGATTTAAATCATACAACAACCAAAGAAGATAAATCTACTgagatcaaattaaatatggtTGACAAATGTGTTGGTAATAGAGTTCACACTAAAGATCAGGGTAcacatatatcaataaatatagaagCAAATAAAAGTACATGTACATCagaagaattattaaaagtccCATTGTTCCctgaaataatttctaataatgtttataaaacagaAGAAGTTGACTCATTTAATAACGAGACCACTTTAAACAATGAGAGaaatttaagtacattttctTTATCTAGTCCATCTTCTGAGATACAtctaatagataataatgtgagggcaacatttttcaaaattgaagaCAAACAATCTCCAATATTTcaagttaataaacaaatgtgTAGTActccagaaaaaaaaaaagatgaacCAAAAATTAGTATTGAATCAATACCACAATTTAgtccaaaatatattcataatttaatttctgt tgatcAGACAAAATATCAGAAAGTTCCAGAAGCAACATCACTCGATTCTATGCCTGGATTCTCTAAAGAAGATAGGATAAAGGATGGATCAATTGTGATTGATACTGGTGAATTAgttgatacatttttgaatgatcaaagtttgttgaaaaaaatcgctgatactataaatacatgttttaaaactcataaaaaaacttttaatatattagaaggGAATTTAGATCCTCCTACTCTAGAAAAAGCATTAAATTCTACTCAGACTGAtccacaaataaaaaatatactagatGAGTTTTTAG tttttaatgtTGACAATGCTGAAATTGGTAAAAAAGCATATACTAATGATCATCTAGGCTCAATTAAATCACGTTTACGTAGTGCCAAGAAAAAAG ACGATGTGcttcacaaatttaaaaagaatagttttaataaccaAAATCATATTGTTTATGGTAATGAAGAATGTATAcaagttgataataatattgtattgatacATGAAGGAAATATCAAAACAACAGCTTTTGaaagttatgatttattatcaaatcaatTAGTTCTACTATCAACTGATTCATATAACTTTGACTCTACTAAAATAGAACCAG aagaaaattgtttatctAAAGCAAACTATGTGAAAATTGCTCCAAAAATAACTCCTCTGTTGAAAATTCAGCAAG ttcCTGAAAAACAGGTATTTCCAAAACGAAGAAAACATGGCATAATGAGTAAATTTGggaaaagaaatataatttctagacAGCTGCCTATTCAGACTcctaaatcaattattattgaagttcCTAGTCAACGTTCATTTGAAActcaagaaaaaattaatattgagaaaaatgatattattaaattacctgAAGTTTCATCTAAAGTTAATGATACGATTTGTTATAATACTCCAGTTGATAGACTACAAcctccaaaaaataaaagtatgagTACACCTCGTAGGAGAAGAACTCATGTAAGGTGTTTAGATTTTACCACTCCACAGCCTAAGAATATGACTCAAAATCAAGCTCATTCAAGGCTTCTTTATAATACCcacaaaaaatttgaaaaatgtttggaaGAACCTTCGTCTAGTCCTATACCAGTACTGCAAGCTGATTGGGGATCAGTTAATGGAtttgaatcaattattaaaaaagaaaatattaaacactggGATACAGATATTCGAGAAATGGTGGGTGCTGGGATTTTAACATCAGATGCTGATGGaagaaaaagaacaaaaaagaaaacaccaataaaaaatattaaacgtgttattgatcaaaataattctatagttCTGACTGAAGAACAAAAGAAATCaagcaataatttaattattgcaaATGAATTTGACACTGATATATCAAGTATTTCTGAAAGTACAtatgatgatttaaataagCCATTAAAGGAACAGATAAAATTCCCTATTTCATTGGAAAATTctggtaaaataattgaattgtttAATGAACAAACTCCAATTGTTTCTGATACATCAATTAAtgtcaacaataaaaaattgttaaaaaaccaAAGTGAACTTATGACtcccttcaaaaaaattgacaagATAACTGAGCTTAATAATGGACAACTTTCTATCAAATCTGATTCTTTAAAAAGTCAATGTGGTATAACTCAAATCCATTCGGAACAGTCTCATGctaatattaatgaacaagaaaataatcaaaatcaattaattaaatctccTAGCTTAGAAATTGAaccaaaaaaaacaaaacaggaAAAAGATcctaactttttaaaaatgtttaataattataattatttattaacaaaaaaaaagttaattaaatcaaccaaatatttaaaagaacaaGGTTTATTAGATAAAACTCATACTAACAACTCCAATGAATTAAGTAGTCCTATGAAACCTATTAGTATTGAACCAGTTAATACTAATCTAGTTGAAACCCCATACAAACGTGATGATGGTGTTGTTGATGTACCCAAAACtcctatttcaaaaataaaatgtcttacACAAGTAAATTCATTAACAGAAACACCTTCGATCGAGGTattcaaaaaaacatcatatttaaataaacagccAATTTTACAATTTCCTTCTACTTCAAGAAATTTGGGGTCTGTTGACACTTTGATTGTACTACCCGAACAGGATTCTATTAAAACCTCAAAAAATACCAATTGTGAAATTGGTTTGAGAGAATTTTTAAACCCCTCTATTCAGATTAAAACtactaacaataaattatctaacaaaacaaaaatagataaatttgaatgtactcctttaaaatctaaagtaaaatgtttaagtaaatCTAAAGTAAAAAGtctattaaaaagaaaaaatattgaagcaaaaaaaaaacaattttatgagtCTGTTAAAGTTGAGTTGTTTGGAAGTGAAGTTTCATCGAGTTCAAGTTCctgtgaattaataaatactaatgaaCAAactgaaacaataattattaataaaaaacctcaagataaagaaaaaatatctggttttaaacatatacccaagagaaaaatagttaattctaTGCCTGTTGTAAATGTTACTAGTGTTGAAAATCATTTGTTAAATGAGTTAAATAATCAACCTACCAAGATTCCTTCTATTAAACCAATTATAGTACAACAtgagaataataatgataatacttcagaaaaaataaagaaggaaaattcaaaaaatataaaaaagttcatGGTACATTTTGATGACccaatagaaaaaatttttagtttatctaAAAGTCCAAGTAAATCCACCAACAAAAATACTagtaaaataccaaaaaaaaatacaattaatgacAACTCTGAACAGTTGATTGGTTTAAGtagatatttgaataaaacatcAAGAACATATGGTTGTAGACTAAAAGGtaaaaaagtcaaaacaaTTGAACCCAGGATTAAGACAACtaaaacagataatattaattcaaaaatgcaTAATGTAAATAGATCTAGTGAGAATATTTCAACAAGTTAttctagtaataaaaaaaaatctcatgatatgaaaaatcaaagaattaaattatctgAAAGTTGTATAACAGACTTAAATGAAGTGTCTTATGAGATTGAAAATAATGcagttcataataaaaatattgtaccatTAGATTTTGAGCAAACTAAATGCCTagatgataacatttttaatccaaattgtattactaataaaaacaataacattgttaataatatttcctgTGTTACTATTAGACATGATGATAAATTAGATACTCAGATTAACAAAATTTCTGATCCAATTGACTAtatggaatatttaaaaaagtcaaaGGTGTATGAAGTAATTACTGAAGATGGTAAACATGAG atggtgtatttacatttatcagaaaaatttatttttcttgatataCTCTCAGAATTAGACAGTACACAGCTATCCGATCCAATTACCTCAACGTTGATAACAGTAAACAAAAAGCTAGGTGACATTTCAGAAATAGAAAGTGGTGAATTGACAAATGATGAAGAAATACTCATACCTATAACTAGTACCCCTAAAGATGgtgttaagataaaaaatgacaaaaataacaGAGCCAGAAGAAGCCCTTCTATTTGGGAAGATTCTTTTCATAATTATCCAATAAGACATAGAAACAACAGATATAGAGAAACAAGCtatttgcaaaataatattcatcgtaaatatgataaatatag GACAAAGAAAATTCAACACCACAATGAtcgattacaatttaataatcagAATCATTTTCAAAGAAGTAAtcatcaaaatgtaaaaagagAGTTTTGGAAAGATATAGTAAGGGGTACTGATAAATTTAAGCATAAAGATGAAAAAAGATGTTACCATGATTATAGTAAAGGAAAAAATTGGGTTGAAGAAAATCCACAAAGAAT GTCACAAAGTGATGTACAAAAGTTCCGTAGAtcagaaaatattgttaataaagcTCTTAAAAGACCCATAAatcaagaaataaataataag actcCAGCTAAGGTGTCAAAAGTTGAACATCAACGATTGCTGACAAATGTTGATGTTGATGATTTTTTGTCAGTTGTAcacggtaaaaataaaaatttataa